One Micromonospora eburnea genomic region harbors:
- a CDS encoding aminotransferase class IV, with protein sequence MEASRVAVLGRGVAPAGEAVLRGDDRGVLHGDGLFETMHLRGGEPWLRDAHLARLRAGAAAVALDLPPADALVQLLDTVRAGWPPEVEGALRLVCTRGPEGGGPPTVYATLGEVPAAVRRARRDGLSAATLPLGVAARSRPELGWLPVGVKSTSYAVSTAARRWAARAGFDDVLWVSTDGYVLEGPSANVVWLAGKTLCTVPAAVTGVLPGVTARWLLDHAADLGLAAEERLVTPAELTDADGLWLTSSLRGLAEISSLDGTPLPPSPRTSALQSLLAFPVPPPTPPQGVDQEVCVSWRTFPDANFLINQSGGGGWGWGQPATRVRRADR encoded by the coding sequence GTGGAGGCGTCGCGGGTGGCCGTGCTGGGTCGGGGCGTGGCACCGGCCGGGGAGGCGGTGCTGCGCGGCGACGACCGGGGCGTGCTGCACGGCGACGGCCTCTTCGAGACCATGCACCTGCGCGGTGGGGAGCCCTGGCTGCGCGACGCCCACCTGGCCCGGCTGCGGGCCGGCGCGGCGGCGGTCGCGCTGGACCTGCCGCCAGCCGACGCGCTGGTCCAACTGCTCGACACGGTACGCGCCGGGTGGCCGCCCGAGGTGGAGGGCGCGCTGCGGCTGGTCTGCACCCGGGGGCCGGAGGGCGGTGGCCCACCGACCGTCTACGCCACCCTGGGCGAGGTGCCGGCGGCCGTACGGCGGGCCCGGCGGGACGGGTTGTCCGCGGCCACCCTGCCACTCGGGGTGGCCGCCCGGTCCCGCCCGGAACTGGGCTGGCTGCCGGTCGGGGTGAAGTCCACCTCGTACGCGGTGAGCACCGCCGCCCGCCGCTGGGCGGCCCGCGCCGGATTCGACGACGTGCTCTGGGTCTCCACCGACGGGTACGTGCTGGAGGGGCCGAGCGCGAACGTGGTCTGGCTGGCCGGGAAGACGCTGTGCACGGTGCCGGCGGCGGTCACCGGGGTGCTGCCCGGGGTGACCGCCCGCTGGCTGCTCGACCACGCCGCCGACCTGGGCCTGGCCGCCGAGGAACGCCTGGTCACCCCGGCCGAGCTGACGGACGCGGACGGCCTCTGGCTGACCTCGTCCCTCCGTGGCCTGGCGGAGATCAGCTCCCTCGACGGAACCCCGTTGCCCCCCTCCCCCCGAACCTCCGCCCTCCAATCCCTCCTGGCCTTCCCCGTCCCGCCCCCGACCCCGCCCCAGGGCGTTGATCAAGAAGTTTGCGTCTCCTGGAGAACGTTTCCGGACGCAAACTTCTTGATCAACCAGAGCGGGGGCGGGGGCTGGGGGTGGGGTCAGCCGGCGACGCGGGTCAGGCGGGCGGACAGGTGA